In Kineococcus sp. NBC_00420, a single genomic region encodes these proteins:
- a CDS encoding LysE family translocator, translated as MVTTEQVLALAATSLVVIAVPGPSVLFIVGRALAHGRVTALAGVLGNSLGSLVAALVIAVGLGPVLQRWDTALEVVKLAGAAYLVWLGVQALRGAGHVGQDTVVGSARTRGREVRAGLVVGLSNPKVFVVFAAILPQFVDRSAGSLTGQMVLLSLVPIGIGLVCDSTWGLVASRVRTAFVGRPQRLRTVTRVGGASMIGLGVLTAVTGWHR; from the coding sequence GTGGTCACCACCGAGCAGGTGCTCGCCCTCGCCGCGACGAGCCTCGTCGTCATCGCCGTCCCCGGCCCGAGCGTCCTCTTCATCGTCGGCCGCGCCCTCGCGCACGGGCGGGTGACGGCCCTGGCCGGCGTCCTGGGCAACTCCCTGGGCAGTCTCGTCGCGGCCCTCGTGATCGCCGTCGGACTGGGTCCGGTGCTGCAGCGCTGGGACACCGCGCTGGAGGTCGTGAAGCTCGCCGGGGCCGCGTACCTGGTGTGGCTGGGGGTCCAGGCGCTGCGCGGAGCCGGTCACGTCGGACAGGACACGGTCGTCGGTTCAGCGCGGACCCGCGGGCGCGAGGTCCGGGCCGGGCTGGTCGTCGGCCTCAGCAACCCCAAGGTGTTCGTGGTGTTCGCGGCGATCCTGCCCCAGTTCGTGGACCGCTCCGCCGGGTCGCTCACCGGTCAGATGGTCCTGCTCAGTCTGGTCCCCATCGGCATCGGCCTGGTCTGCGACAGCACCTGGGGTCTGGTCGCGTCCCGCGTGCGGACGGCCTTCGTCGGACGCCCGCAGCGGCTGCGGACGGTGACCCGCGTCGGAGGAGCCTCGATGATCGGACTGGGCGTCCTCACCGCCGTCACCGGCTGGCACCGCTGA
- the htpX gene encoding zinc metalloprotease HtpX, translating into MHRHHNGLKTAVLFGVIWAVLLLIGGFLATSFRSSGILVVFVLIGLGTSAYGYWNSANLALRSMRARPVSEAEQPGMYRIVRELSTAARQPMPQLYVSPTMAPNAFATGRNPQNAAVCCTEGILQLLDERELRGVLGHELMHVYNRDILTSSVAGALAGVITSIAQFGVFFGSVFGGGRDDESRANPLALLLLSLMAPLAATVVQLAISRTREYDADEDGAKLTGDPLALASALRKLELGTRQLPLPPERELVNASHMMIANPFRAQGVAKLFSTHPPMAERIARLEALAGYRR; encoded by the coding sequence ATGCACCGGCACCACAACGGGCTGAAGACCGCCGTCCTGTTCGGGGTGATCTGGGCGGTCCTGCTGCTCATCGGCGGGTTCCTCGCGACCTCGTTCCGCAGCTCCGGCATCCTCGTCGTCTTCGTCCTCATCGGGCTGGGGACCTCGGCCTACGGCTACTGGAACTCCGCGAACCTGGCCCTGCGCTCGATGCGCGCCCGCCCCGTCTCCGAGGCCGAACAACCCGGGATGTACCGGATCGTGCGCGAGCTCTCCACCGCCGCGCGCCAGCCGATGCCGCAGCTGTACGTCTCGCCCACCATGGCGCCCAACGCCTTCGCGACCGGCCGCAACCCCCAGAACGCCGCCGTCTGCTGCACCGAGGGCATCCTGCAGCTCCTGGACGAGCGCGAACTCCGCGGCGTCCTCGGCCACGAGCTCATGCACGTCTACAACCGCGACATCCTCACCTCCTCCGTGGCGGGGGCGCTCGCGGGCGTCATCACCTCGATCGCGCAGTTCGGGGTGTTCTTCGGGTCGGTGTTCGGGGGCGGACGCGACGACGAGAGCCGCGCGAACCCGTTGGCGCTGCTGCTGCTGTCGCTGATGGCGCCGCTCGCGGCCACCGTCGTCCAGCTCGCCATCTCACGGACCCGCGAGTACGACGCCGACGAGGACGGGGCCAAGCTCACCGGCGACCCGCTGGCGCTCGCCTCGGCCCTGCGCAAGCTGGAGCTGGGTACGCGTCAGTTGCCGCTGCCGCCCGAGCGGGAGCTCGTCAACGCCAGCCACATGATGATCGCGAACCCCTTCCGCGCGCAGGGCGTCGCGAAGCTGTTCTCGACGCACCCGCCGATGGCCGAGCGGATCGCCCGCCTCGAGGCCCTCGCCGGCTACCGCCGCTGA